A genomic segment from Camarhynchus parvulus chromosome 7, STF_HiC, whole genome shotgun sequence encodes:
- the GCG gene encoding glucagon, with protein MKMKSIYFVAGLLLMIVQGSWQNPLQDTEEKSRSFKASHSEPIEESRPLNEVKRHSQGTFTSDYTKYLDTRRAQDFVQWLMSTKRNGQQAQEDTENNKVPDQLSSNAISKRHAEYERHAEGTYTSDITSYLEGQAAKEFIAWLVNGRGRRDFPEKALVAEEMGRRHADGTFTSDINKVLDDMAAKEFLKWLINTKVTQRDLLEEYQ; from the exons atgaaaatgaaaagcatttattttgttgctgGTCTCCTTTTAATGATAGTTCAAGGCAGCTGGCAAAATCCTCTTCAGGATACAGAGGAGAAATCAAG ATCATTCAAAGCTTCCCATTCTGAGCCAATAGAGGAATCTAGACCGCTGAATGAAGTGAAACGTCACTCACAAGGCACATTCACCAGTGATTACACCAAGTACCTGGACACCAGACGAGCTCAGGACTTTGTGCAATGGTTAATGAGCACTAAAAGAAATGG CCAACAAGCACAGGAGgacacagaaaataacaaagTCCCTGACCAGCTCTCAAG CAATGCCATCTCCAAGCGCCATGCTGAATATGAGAGACATGCTGAAGGCACCTACACCAGTGACATCACCTCTTATTTGGAAGGTCAAGCTGCCAAAGAGTTCATTGCTTGGTTAGTGAATGGACGAGGAAGAAGAGA TTTCCCAGAAAAAGCCCTTGTGGCTGAAGAAATGGGTCGAAGACATGCAGATGGCACTTTCACGAGTGATATCAACAAAGTCCTTGATGATATGGCTGCCAAAGAGTTCCTAAAATGGCTAATTAACACAAAAGTTACCCAAAG agacCTTTTGGAAGAATACCagtaa